The Apium graveolens cultivar Ventura chromosome 6, ASM990537v1, whole genome shotgun sequence genome contains a region encoding:
- the LOC141663978 gene encoding cell division control protein 2 homolog A-like isoform X1, whose translation MENEVTSIPFRAPELLLGSNDYGKPIDIWAVGCIFAEVMEGKSLFGSKDGSDTDIILLEIFSKLGTPRQQSWLCSLSNFPNDVHQYPEASEILPNLDAVGNDLIKKMLAVDPLERITAGDALKHPYFKLLPI comes from the exons atggaaaacgag GTGACTAGCATCCCTTTTAGGGCTCCTGAACTGCTACTGGGGTCTAATGATTATGGTAAGCCTATCGATATCTGGGCAGTTGGTTGCATCTTTGCAGAAGTGATGGAGGGGAAGAGCCTCTTTGGCTCTAAAGATGGATCAGATACCGACATCATTTTACTCGAGATATTTAG CAAATTGGGCACACCAAGACAACAAAGTTGGCTATGTTCTTTGTCAAACTTTCCGAATGATGTGCATCAGTACCCTGAG GCATCTGAAATTTTACCTAACCTTGATGCAGTTGGTAATGATTTGATCAAG AAAATGCTTGCAGTTGACCCACTGGAACGGATTACGGCTGGAGACGCTCTCAAGCATCCATACTTTAAG CTGCTGCCAATATAG
- the LOC141663978 gene encoding cell division control protein 2 homolog A-like isoform X2 — protein MENEVTSIPFRAPELLLGSNDYGKPIDIWAVGCIFAEVMEGKSLFGSKDGSDTDIILLEIFSKLGTPRQQSWLCSLSNFPNDVHQYPEASEILPNLDAVGNDLIKKMLAVDPLERITAGDALKHPYFK, from the exons atggaaaacgag GTGACTAGCATCCCTTTTAGGGCTCCTGAACTGCTACTGGGGTCTAATGATTATGGTAAGCCTATCGATATCTGGGCAGTTGGTTGCATCTTTGCAGAAGTGATGGAGGGGAAGAGCCTCTTTGGCTCTAAAGATGGATCAGATACCGACATCATTTTACTCGAGATATTTAG CAAATTGGGCACACCAAGACAACAAAGTTGGCTATGTTCTTTGTCAAACTTTCCGAATGATGTGCATCAGTACCCTGAG GCATCTGAAATTTTACCTAACCTTGATGCAGTTGGTAATGATTTGATCAAG AAAATGCTTGCAGTTGACCCACTGGAACGGATTACGGCTGGAGACGCTCTCAAGCATCCATACTTTAAG TGA